A genomic window from Candidatus Cloacimonas sp. includes:
- a CDS encoding electron transfer flavoprotein subunit alpha, with translation MIEVLLEKCVGCGACLSACAYDAIKIEEKLAVIDPDKCILCGACVSACPFEAILLRKAKTEAIDKSEYNGIWVFAEQRAGVIAPVVFELLGKGRELADELGTELSAVLLGNQIEELSSELIAFGADQVIEVDDPVLKHFQDEYYAKALSELALKYKPSVILAGATVLGRSFIPRVAIRLHTGLTADCTGLSIDPETGDLLQTRPAFGGNIMATIKTANNRPQMATVRHKVMNPIVRDDTRDGIVIQEQINFDLEEDKTQWLGFEKEKSNLINITEANIIVSGGRGLKEAKNFALIEELAESLGGAVGASRAAVDAEWIPYSHQVGQTGKTVKPLIYIAVGISGAIQHLAGMSSSDYIIAINKDPDAPIFKVADLGIVGDIFEIVPKLTKRIKEQRV, from the coding sequence ATGATTGAAGTATTATTGGAAAAGTGCGTCGGTTGCGGTGCCTGTTTAAGTGCCTGTGCTTATGATGCCATAAAAATTGAAGAGAAGCTTGCTGTAATTGACCCGGATAAGTGCATTTTATGTGGTGCCTGTGTTTCTGCCTGTCCGTTTGAGGCAATTTTACTCCGTAAGGCAAAAACGGAAGCAATTGATAAAAGCGAATACAATGGAATTTGGGTTTTTGCCGAACAAAGAGCAGGAGTTATTGCCCCCGTCGTCTTTGAACTTTTAGGAAAAGGGCGTGAACTTGCTGATGAATTGGGAACTGAACTTTCCGCCGTTCTTTTAGGCAATCAGATTGAAGAGCTCTCATCCGAGCTTATTGCTTTTGGTGCCGACCAGGTGATTGAAGTTGATGACCCCGTGCTTAAGCATTTTCAAGATGAATATTATGCTAAAGCCCTTTCCGAACTTGCTCTTAAATATAAACCTTCGGTAATTCTTGCGGGAGCCACTGTTTTGGGAAGAAGCTTTATACCCCGCGTGGCAATTCGTTTGCATACCGGCTTAACTGCCGATTGCACAGGTCTTTCCATTGATCCTGAAACGGGCGATTTACTGCAAACTCGTCCTGCTTTCGGGGGAAATATTATGGCTACTATAAAAACAGCTAATAACCGTCCTCAAATGGCTACAGTTCGTCATAAAGTGATGAATCCCATTGTGCGCGATGATACTCGCGATGGAATTGTAATTCAGGAACAGATCAATTTTGATTTGGAAGAGGACAAAACACAGTGGCTTGGCTTTGAAAAAGAAAAATCCAATCTGATTAATATTACCGAAGCCAATATCATCGTTTCCGGAGGAAGGGGTTTGAAAGAGGCAAAGAATTTTGCCTTAATTGAAGAACTGGCAGAATCTTTAGGAGGAGCTGTCGGAGCTTCCAGGGCAGCTGTAGATGCTGAATGGATACCCTATTCCCATCAAGTAGGGCAAACGGGCAAAACCGTTAAACCCTTAATATATATAGCAGTTGGAATTAGCGGAGCAATTCAGCACCTGGCAGGAATGTCCAGTTCCGATTATATCATTGCTATCAATAAAGATCCTGATGCACCTATCTTTAAAGTTGCCGATTTAGGCATCGTAGGTGACATTTTTGAAATTGTTCCCAAACTAACAAAAAGGATTAAAGAACAACGAGTATGA